The following nucleotide sequence is from Allocatelliglobosispora scoriae.
TGATCGGCATTGTCGCGATCCCCGGAATCCCGCTGCCGATCATGCTCGTGCTGCTGTTCCTGACCGCCCTGGCCAACCCGCCGGCTCAGGCCGCCAAGTCGGCCCTGATCCCCCAGGTGCTCACCGGGGACAAGCTCGTCGTGGGACTCTCGCTGCAGCTCACCGCCGGGCAGGCGGCCCAGGTCCTCGGCTACCTGAGCGGCGGCCTCGCCGCGGCCTACAGCCTGCGCGGCGGGCTGGTCTTCGACGCCGGGACGTTCGCGCTCTCGGCCCTGCTGCTCTGGCGCTTCGTCAAGCTGCGCCCCGCCGCCAACACCGAGCGCCGCAACCTGATCCGCGAGACCGGCGACGGTTTCCGGCTCGTCTTCGGCACGCCCGCCCTGCGGGCCATCGCCATCCTGGTCTTCTCCGCGATGCTCTTCGCGACGCTGCCGGAGGGCCTGGCCGCACCGTGGTCGAGCATGCTCTACCCGGGTGAGCAGCAGACGCAGAGCTTCGCGCAGGGCTTGATCATGCTCGCCAACCCGCTGGGCTACGTGGCGGGCGGCCTCATCGTCGGCCGGCTCGTCCCGCCCACGGTGCGGCGGCGGCTCATCCGGCCCTTCGCGGTGGCGGTTCCGCTGGCGCTCGTGCCCGGCCTGCTCGAGCCCGAACTCGTCGGGGTCTGCGTGATGGCGTTCGCCTGCGGGTTCGCCGTCGCGGCGATGGTGCCGGCCGCGAGCGGCTTCTTCGCCCAGGTGGTTCCCGACGGCTACCGGGCCCGCGCGTTCGGCGTGATGCAGATGGGCCTGCAGCTCAGCCAGGGCGCCGGGATCTTCGTCGTCGGCGTCCTCGCCGATCAGGCGTCGCTGCCCCGGGTCGTCGGCTGGTGGAGCATCTTCGGCGTCGGCCTGACCCTGATCGCGGTGGCCCTCTGGCCTCGCCGGGAGCGGTTCGAGGACGCTGTGGCGTCCGTCGCCTCACGCTCAGGCGTCCCCACCCACGCATAGTGGCAGAATTGGTCGGGTGACTAACCCCGATCCGACCACGCTCTTCGAACGCTTCGGCGGCGAGCCGACCTTTCGCAAGATCGTCGAGGTCTTCTACGCGGGGGTCGCCGACGATCCGCTGCTCCGCCCGATGTACCCGGAGGCCGACCTCGGCCCGGCGGCCGAGCGGTTCACCCTCTTCCTCATTCAGTACTGGGGCGGCCCCAAGACCTATTCGGAGGAGCGCGGTCACCCGCGGCTGCGGATGCGTCACGCGCCCTTCCAGGTCGACGTAGCGGCCCGGGACGCGTGGCTGAAGCACATGAGGGTGGCTGTCGACTCGGTCGACCTCACCGACGAGATGCGCACGATGCTCTGGGACTACCTCGTCAACGCGGCGGATTTCATGGTCAACAGCTAGCTCCGGCCGGTTCGAGCCCAGCGGGCCGCGTTCGTCGTTGAGCATGACGTGACCCGTCGCATCATGCTCGCGATCGCTCTCGCCGCGACGCTCGTCGTCGGCATCAGCCCGGCCGGTGCCGCGCCCGCGCTGGGGCGTGTCGTCAGCGAGAACCCCGTCGACTGGACGCCGCACATTCTCGACGGCTCGGTCTGGGCGATGACGGTCGTCGGCGACACCGTCGTCGTGGGCGGCGACTTCACGACGGTGAGCTCCAGCGACGGCTACACCGAGTTCGACCGGTGGTTCCTGATGGCGTTCAGCCTCTCCACCGGCGCGGTCACCAGGTTCGCGCCGTGGATCGACGGCCCCGTCTACGCCCTCACCCCCGGACCGGACGGCACGGTGCTCGTCGGCGGCGACTTCACCGAGGTCGAGGGGGTCCCCGCCCGCAGCCTCGCCCGGCTCGATGTCGCCACCGGCCGCGTCGTACCCGGCTTCACCGCGTCGCTGCGCGATGGAGATGTCCGCGCCCTGGCGGCGGGCGGCCAGTGGCTCTATGTGGGCGGGAGATTCGACACCATCGGGGGTACGCCGAGAGCAGCCCTCGCCCGCGTCGACATCCGGACCGGCGCGGTGGACCGGGGCTTCGATGCCGAACTCGACGCACCGGAGCTGGACCGGGTGAAGGTCGAGGACGTGGCGGTCTCCCCCGACGGCAAGCGGATGATCGCGGCCGGGGCACTGATGGACGCGATGGGCGAATACCGCCCGCAGCTGGCGATGTTCGACATCTCGGCGCCGACGGTGAAGCTCGCCGATTGGTACAGCTACGTCTACGAGCCGAAGTGCCGCAAGGGTTTCGACACCTACCTGCGGGCGGTGGACTTCTCCCCCGACGGCAGCTACTTCGTGGCGGTCTCGACGGGCCGGATGTCGAAGAGTGGGCTGCTCTGCGACACGGCCGCCCGCTTCGAGACCTACGGCAGCAACCCGCACCGCCCGACCTGGGTCAACTACACCGGCGGCGATTCGCTCTACGCCGTGGCGGTGACCGGCTCGGCGGTCTATGTCGGGGGCCACCAGCGCTGGCTGGACAACCCTTACGGGCACGAGTCGGCCGGGCCCGGCGCGGTCTCCCGCCCCGGCATCTCCGCGATCGATCCGAAGTCGGGTCGCGCCCTGGACTGGAACCCCACCCGCAGCCGGGGTCAGGGCCTACGCGCCTTCGCGGTCACCCCGAGAGGCCTCCTGGTCGGTTCCGACACCGACCGCCTGGCCACCGAATACCACGGCCGCGTAGGCCTCTTCCCGCCCGCATGACTCGCGTTCCGACAACAATTCCCGTTGATCAAGGGAAGACTCGCCATATCGACTGCCCGATATGCGGCGAGTCTTCCCTTGATCAACGGTCCGAGAAGGTTTACAGGAGAGCTGCTTCGCTGTGGAGCCATTCGACGAAGGCGGTCGCCACCGCTGCACCGCAGTCGACGAGTTCGACGACGAGCGCATCGTGAGCACCGGCTCGGAGCGGGACCTGCGTCTCGGCGTAGATCGGCAACTCACCGCGGAGGGTGGGGTCGCCGACATATGCCTTGGCGAATCTGTGCAGGTGGTTCCACTCGTTGACGGCCCGGTAGGCCCGATCGGCGAACTCGAACGCCACCGTGGCATGGGGCCTTGCGCGGATGACGAGGATCTCGTCCTCCGGCCCCTCCATCGTGAAGAGCACCGCATGGCGCTCCCACATGGCGAGCAGGTTGCCGTCTCCGTCGGAAAGGTAGCGGATGTCGAGCATATCCAGCGCCGTCCCGATCCGATCAAGCGTGACTCCGGCCGGCTCGTAGCCTCGGGACGCCATCGGAATTTTGTCTAATGTGGATAAATCATCGGGAACGCGAAGCCCTCCCAGTGTCGATCCCGAGCCATGATTTCGCGACTTGATGCCGTCCGCCTGCCCCTGCCCCCCCGGACGCCATGACCACCACGCCATCGCACTTCCCCTCGCTGACTGAACGTCTGCGCTGCCTTGAGGTCTTCGCACCGGGCGTATCGCTGCTCTACGGATCCGGGCGACTACCTTCCGTGTGACCTGAGGCTGAACGTTACCTTTACGGATGGATTCTGGCAGCCCCCAAATGGCCTCGTCCAGCCGTTTGGTCAATCTGCCGTCAGCCGAAAAGATTAGCCCTATAGCTCAGCTAGGGGAAGAGATGGGAAGCAAACTCGGCGCAGAAGGCCTGTACCAGGCAGTTCCGTTGCCGGTTGCGAGGCCGATCCAGCTGCCGACGGCGAGCACAGCAACCTCACCAATGTCATTAACCGGTAGAAATCCCATCCGAACCACCGCCTGAACCAACCGCTGCGGCACCTCGACCACTTTCCCGTCCACTGTAGAGGTTACGTAGACGGCGACGTGATCGAGGAGGGCGTCGCGCAGGGCACGGGCCCCGACGGCCTTGCCGTCCACACCGGACTCCGTCGCCTGGCGCAGCGTCGCGGCTGCCGCGTCGGCGAGACGGCGTACCAGCGAGGCGGGCAGGACCTCGACGGCGGCCGCACGCGCGGGCGGAAGCTGCCACCGCCACTCGTGGTCGCGCCGGGGGCCCTCGACGCGGGACAGGAGGTCCTCAGCGCGCACCGTGAGGTCCTGGGGCTCGTCGCTGTCGACGTCGCGGCAGACGAGCGTGCCCCACGGCAGCATCGCGTAGACGGTGACGCGGCCCGGCTCACCCGGCCGCAGCCGGACCAGCGCCTGCCGGTCCAGCCGGGTGAGACGGGCGAGGAAGACCTCGGCGTTGGCGTCGCTCAGCTGGACCACAGCGACAGGAACCTCTGCTCCTCGGCCGTCAGGCGCCTCGGCCGGCCCTTCGCGAGGTCGAACGGGACGAGAATCGACCGGGCCCGGCTCGCGAGCACGTCGCCGTCGAACATCTCGTAGGCGACCGTGAAGCGGCTGACCCGCATCTCCTCGACCCACAGCTCGATCCGGACCGGATCGCCGTAGTCGATCGGGCGGAGGTAGTCGATCTCGTGGCGGGAGATGACGACCCCCTCCTCGAAGGAGTCGAAGCCCGCCTCCTTCGCCCCGACGAAGATCAGGGCAACGCGCGCCTCCTCATAGAGCGTGAGGAAGCGCGCGTTGTTGACGTGCCCGTAAGCATCGAGATCCGACCAGCGGAGCCCGCAGTTGTAGACGAACCGACTAGTCACGCGTCAATTTCCGGTAGGTCACGCTGTGCGGACGGGCGGCCTCCTGGCCGAGCCGATCGATCTTGTTCTTCTCGTACGAGTCGAAGTTGCCCTCGAACCAGAACCACTTCGACGGCTCCTCCTCGGTGCCCTCCCAGGCGAGGATGTGCGTCGACACCCGGTCGAGGAACATCCGGTCGTGGGAGATGACCACGGCGCAGCCGGGGAACTCCAGCAGGGCGTTCTCCAGGCTGGAGAGGGTCTCCACGTCGAGGTCGTTGGTGGGCTCGTCGAGCAGCAGCACGTTGCCGCCGATCTTGAGCGTCAGCGCCAGGTTGAGGCGGTTGCGCTCACCGCCGGAGAGCACGTTGACCGGCTTCTGCTGGTCCGGCCCGCGGAAGCCGAAGGCCGCCACGTAGGCGCGCGACGGCATCTCGACCTTGCCGACCATCAGGTAGTCGAGGCCGTCGGAGACGACCTCCCAGACCGTCTTGGAGCTCTGCAGACCGGCCCGGGACTGGTCGACGTAGGAGAGCGTCACCGTCTCGCCGACCCGGACCGCACCGGCGTCCGGCTTCTCCAGCCCGACGATCGTCTTGAAGAGGGTGGTCTTGCCGACGCCGTTGGGGCCGATGATGCCGACGATGCCGTTGCGCGGGAGGCTGAAGCTCAGGTTGTCGATGAGCACCCGGTCGCCGAAGCCCTTGCGCAGGTCCTTCGCCTCGATCACCGTGTTGCCCAGGCGCGGGCCCGGCGGGATCTGGATCTCGTCGAAGTCGAGCTTGCGGGTCTTCTCCGCCTCGGCCGCCATCTCCTCGTAGCGCTCCAGACGCGAGCGGGACTTGGTCTGGCGGGCCTTGGCGTTGGAGCGCACCCACTCGAGCTCGTCGGTGAGGCGCTTCTTCATCTTGGCGTCCTTGCGGCCCTCGACCGCGAGGCGGGCGGCCTTCTTCTCCAGGTAGGTGGAGTAGTTGCCCTCGTAGGGGTAGGCGCGGCCGCGGTCGAGCTCGAGGATCCACTCGGCGACGTTGTCGAGGAAGTACCGGTCGTGGGTGATCGCGATCACCGTGCCGGGGTACTTCGCGAGGTGCTGCTCCAGCCAGAGCACGCTCTCGGCGTCGAGGTGGTTGGTGGGCTCGTCGAGCAGGAGCAGGTCGGGCTGCTCGAGCAGCAGCTTGCAGAGCGCGACGCGGCGCTTCTCGCCACCGGAGAGCGGTGCGGTCTCGGCGTCCGCCGGCGGGCAGCGCAGCGCGTCCATCGCCTGGAAGAGCTTCGAGTCGAGGTCCCACGCGTCGGCGTGGTCGAGCTCCTCCTGGAGCTGACCCATCTCGTTCATCAGCTCGTCGGAGTAGTCGGTCGCCATCAGCTCGGCGATCTCGTTGAACCGGGCGAGCTTCGCCTTGGTCCCCGCGACGGCGAGCTCGATGTTCTCCAGAACGGTCTTCGTCTCGTCCAGCCGGGGCTCCTGAGCCACCATGCCGACGGTGTAGCCGGGCATGAGGCGGGCCTCGCCGTTGCTGACCATGTCGAGCCCGGCCATGATCTTCAGCAGGCTGGACTTACCGGCGCCGTTCGGGCCCACCACACCGATCTTGACTCCGGGCAGGAACGACAGGGTCACATTGTCAAGAACGACCTTGTCGCCGTGCGCCTTGCGCGCCTTCTCCAGGGTGTAGATGTACTGAGCCACGCAGGTCCCCATCTCGGTGTAGTGAAGCTTCAATTCTCCCAGGTGCCCTCGGCGCGGCTGCGCGGGGGCAGCCTGTGAACTTTCGCACGAAATGCTGACGCTTGGCCTGCCCGTGGTGGGAGGCTGGCGTCATCAACGCCGTCGTACGGGCGCCACGCGGCCCGCGACGGACAACCGGGGACCGCATCCGA
It contains:
- a CDS encoding globin, yielding MGRVTNPDPTTLFERFGGEPTFRKIVEVFYAGVADDPLLRPMYPEADLGPAAERFTLFLIQYWGGPKTYSEERGHPRLRMRHAPFQVDVAARDAWLKHMRVAVDSVDLTDEMRTMLWDYLVNAADFMVNS
- a CDS encoding acyl-CoA thioesterase, which gives rise to MTSRFVYNCGLRWSDLDAYGHVNNARFLTLYEEARVALIFVGAKEAGFDSFEEGVVISRHEIDYLRPIDYGDPVRIELWVEEMRVSRFTVAYEMFDGDVLASRARSILVPFDLAKGRPRRLTAEEQRFLSLWSS
- a CDS encoding delta-60 repeat domain-containing protein, with the protein product MTRRIMLAIALAATLVVGISPAGAAPALGRVVSENPVDWTPHILDGSVWAMTVVGDTVVVGGDFTTVSSSDGYTEFDRWFLMAFSLSTGAVTRFAPWIDGPVYALTPGPDGTVLVGGDFTEVEGVPARSLARLDVATGRVVPGFTASLRDGDVRALAAGGQWLYVGGRFDTIGGTPRAALARVDIRTGAVDRGFDAELDAPELDRVKVEDVAVSPDGKRMIAAGALMDAMGEYRPQLAMFDISAPTVKLADWYSYVYEPKCRKGFDTYLRAVDFSPDGSYFVAVSTGRMSKSGLLCDTAARFETYGSNPHRPTWVNYTGGDSLYAVAVTGSAVYVGGHQRWLDNPYGHESAGPGAVSRPGISAIDPKSGRALDWNPTRSRGQGLRAFAVTPRGLLVGSDTDRLATEYHGRVGLFPPA
- a CDS encoding YbjN domain-containing protein; translation: MASRGYEPAGVTLDRIGTALDMLDIRYLSDGDGNLLAMWERHAVLFTMEGPEDEILVIRARPHATVAFEFADRAYRAVNEWNHLHRFAKAYVGDPTLRGELPIYAETQVPLRAGAHDALVVELVDCGAAVATAFVEWLHSEAALL
- a CDS encoding MFS transporter, translated to MEDPAVSHSPHPDQGKLSGQSGTKERPATFGEVFASREFRALFAANLISWVGDYIAKVAVSALVFQQTNSAALAAAAFALTYLPWLVAGPLLATLAERYPYRNVMIICDLARMAMIGIVAIPGIPLPIMLVLLFLTALANPPAQAAKSALIPQVLTGDKLVVGLSLQLTAGQAAQVLGYLSGGLAAAYSLRGGLVFDAGTFALSALLLWRFVKLRPAANTERRNLIRETGDGFRLVFGTPALRAIAILVFSAMLFATLPEGLAAPWSSMLYPGEQQTQSFAQGLIMLANPLGYVAGGLIVGRLVPPTVRRRLIRPFAVAVPLALVPGLLEPELVGVCVMAFACGFAVAAMVPAASGFFAQVVPDGYRARAFGVMQMGLQLSQGAGIFVVGVLADQASLPRVVGWWSIFGVGLTLIAVALWPRRERFEDAVASVASRSGVPTHA
- the ettA gene encoding energy-dependent translational throttle protein EttA; amino-acid sequence: MAQYIYTLEKARKAHGDKVVLDNVTLSFLPGVKIGVVGPNGAGKSSLLKIMAGLDMVSNGEARLMPGYTVGMVAQEPRLDETKTVLENIELAVAGTKAKLARFNEIAELMATDYSDELMNEMGQLQEELDHADAWDLDSKLFQAMDALRCPPADAETAPLSGGEKRRVALCKLLLEQPDLLLLDEPTNHLDAESVLWLEQHLAKYPGTVIAITHDRYFLDNVAEWILELDRGRAYPYEGNYSTYLEKKAARLAVEGRKDAKMKKRLTDELEWVRSNAKARQTKSRSRLERYEEMAAEAEKTRKLDFDEIQIPPGPRLGNTVIEAKDLRKGFGDRVLIDNLSFSLPRNGIVGIIGPNGVGKTTLFKTIVGLEKPDAGAVRVGETVTLSYVDQSRAGLQSSKTVWEVVSDGLDYLMVGKVEMPSRAYVAAFGFRGPDQQKPVNVLSGGERNRLNLALTLKIGGNVLLLDEPTNDLDVETLSSLENALLEFPGCAVVISHDRMFLDRVSTHILAWEGTEEEPSKWFWFEGNFDSYEKNKIDRLGQEAARPHSVTYRKLTRD